Part of the Bicyclus anynana chromosome 3, ilBicAnyn1.1, whole genome shotgun sequence genome is shown below.
tttattcgttttctatttatataatcaGCAAAGAGGTGATGCGCGGAAGCCGGCAGCGAATGACTGTCTCAATTTAGAAATAGAACGGGCTGCCCGCCCGAACTCTGCCCACCGCCTACATAGCGAAACGTAAACGCACACGTAACTATGGTTATACATTCTACTAACACATTACGAACGCACTAGCAATTATTGTTTCGTAAGAATGTTGGAAGTGGCTGAAGTGCGGTAATTAGCAACCATTATTaccattaaaatatacatttagcATACTATTTCTACTCTTACTTTTATCTTTTACTAGCCGACACTCCCCTAGTTCCCCTTTCCCGtcaaaatacagggataaaatgtatccacgttatttgtatgaaacttaTGAGTCgctcacaaataaaatattgattgagCAAAAAGTTACGATAATTACGAGTATtggaattgtttaatttatatacgaTTTATTCAAGGAAGTAATACTTATTCtcaaagataaataattaatgttgtcgtccgtgtctgtctgtatatccTTATACACTGCTACGTTTTATCCACGGCTACACATTTCTTAATGTATAGGATTTATCATTCTGGTTGTGGTCGTTTCGTACGTCTATCAGCTGTTATACCAATTTAATGGTTATTTTGTATACAgaatggtttattttttatgagtaaaagataaaatacatataatacatagattatgcccgcgatttcgtccgagTGAAAGTCTAAGCCGCGCGGCGTAGTACCTACCTCGCTGAGCTGACGGCGGGCGGTTAGGGCAATCCCATCATAAATGTGCGTGTTGTAcctatttcatcattatttttcCAGAGTTATTCTTAAAGTAAAGTATGATATCACCTAAGATATTAGCAAATTATGTGAAAGGCAATGTTGTTCAAAAGTATACTTATGACGAATATTAAGAATATTGAGAGTGACGAATATAGGTCTAATAGTATCATGTTTATAAAAAACCTTCGTACGTAACCTACATGTATTAACATACATTATTTAGAAAGGTTTTTTTATGGTATTttgatctaaaataatttttagaacaaaattcgataaaaaaatacttttatcataaaaaaaccttaaaagATAGACATTGATTATgctgtcgcggactttttttatgaactttgaaaaagaaaaataatttttgttttaatcgtATACGCAGCGCATGCGACGGAAGCTCTCAAAAGGATATTTTTCCGTTTTCGTAATAAAATTCAGTTCCTAGCGTCGTAGCGTGATCTCGAACCAGCAAACAACAACTCTTGAGTTTTATACATTCGTAGGTAAATATAAAGATTCCTAGAGTGTGCAtgaatataaattgaaataaacatatacagggtgtcccgctaattaatggatgaaatgcaaatagtagatacaccacctaattatctaaaactattttaaatagtcttgaaaaaaatatttaggatgAACTGGTTatgtactttttttaatttttcaagtttttccaTGTTGAATCAGTTTTTGCTGCTGTAATCAAGATTTTAATGATCTGATTCTTGTTAAACATTACTGATTAAATTACTATTGTACTGTaataagtactattttataaatgatattttatttattttgtagaagaagctttgagttccatttttctttcattaatatgaaacgatttaaaaaaatgtcctgtaaaaaaaatttaagaaactgAAGTGTACTAACTATCATTTTAAAACACTTATAGAGCTTTGTAAAATGGTATAAACTTTCTGTAGTTGTATCTACTCTCTGTAGTTACACGGTGGATGttaaaatgtatgggaggtgctgaattttcaatacatgaaaataattttagtgtTCACTTTCcaacttttttcttcaaaatgttttacaatatcTGCCTCATTCATTCATcgttattaacaacccatgttcggctcactgctgacctgaGTGttttctcaaaatgagaggggttaggtcaatagtctaccacgctggcccaatgcggagaattaagaaaattctcaggtatgcaggtttcctcacgatgtttttccttcaccgacacgcgatatttaatttcttaaaatgtacacaactgaaaagttggaggttcctGCATCGGGCCGGATTCGTCCCTACACCccccgtaatcggaggcagaggtcatatcactgggctatcacgggtgtATCTGCCTACTTGCCTGAATTTACTAATGCATTAATTCAGGTggtggggtcccaaagtgctggaatggcgaccccgcactagtaagcgcagtgttggccgaccccccaccaggtggactgacgacatcaagcgagtcgcagggattcgctggatgcaggtggctcagtatcgtgatgtttggaagtccctacaaaaggcctatgtcctgcagtggacgtccatcggctgatatgatgatgatgataataatttgacggcctccgtggcgcagtggtatgcgcggtggatttacaaaacggaggtcctgggttcgatccccggctgggcagattgagattttcttaatttgtccaggtctggctggtgggaggcttcggccgtggctagttaccaccctaccggcaaagacgtaccgccaagcgatttagcgttccggtacgatgccgtgtagaaaccgaaaggggtgtggattttcatcctcctcctaacaagttagcccgcttccatcttagactgcatcatcacttaccatcaggtgagattgtagtcaagggctaacttgtaaagaataaaaaaaaaaaataaaattcattcatGTGCTTTGTgtggtatttattaaaaagaaaatagttttttttaactacgctTACTCATAAGCTCTGTAGTGTATTAAATGtttctttgtttaattaataagtcTCTTTATTTTATGAGATTCACGTTAATCCGTCAATCTTagtcattatcataatcatcatatcatctCAAAATCGTTATATTGTGATCAAACATTATCAtactaagcccaccaacccgcattgaagcagcgtggtgggtccaaaTCTCCTCTCTCACAAATATTCTCATTTTtatagaccatttaaataggGATTACGATGAATTTATTTCGTAAAAtgctctatttattatattaactagcAGACATACTACGGATTTAATAACTAAGAGTAATTTtttacttagtttttttttaacaagtcaATACAAAAGACTGCATTAGTAAATTTAGACAAGTAGGCAGATATTGTAATATGAGcacaattaaacttttttttgtatagataaTTTTGCACAGGATTTGTTATATGTTTTTTCAAGAGCATACCTATCTACTTCTGAATAACAAATGTCTTACCTTTCGTCCTCCACCTCCCCCTCCCCCTCCTCCTCCCATAGGTGCTGCCGGCGGCGGCGCTGGGTTCTGTGCTACGAACAAGCTCTCTGTTCTTTTTGGTTGATAGGGTGAAGGTGAGATGTCTTGTCCGAGTGTTCTTTTGCGTAGTAGCGATTCTTCAAATGGCTGGTTATCTCTCGAAGGAGCACGTGAAATGGAACCTCGACCGGACGCCAAGTGACCGTTGCCTGCAGGGGTGGCGGCGCGGGACGGCGGGCGCGAGCTCGACATGGGCTGCGGCGCCACGGAGCCAGCCCGCGAGCCGCCGCCCGGAGGCGCAGCCTCCACTGATGGCTGTCGAGATCGCCTGCCGTACCGATCCACACTGGAATCCCTACTTGGAGGTCTTTTGTAGTGGTCGAAGTAGTCAATCGAAGGCCGACTACCGGGTGGCCGCTGTTCACGATCTCCGTTGATAATATCCTGTTCATTACCAGGAGGTCGATAAGATGATTGGTCCATCGCTTGTTGCCGATAAATCTGTTTATCAGGTGTTTGTCTGTAACCTTGTTGGTCCATCGGAGGTTGTCGGTACATCTGTTGGTCCGGTGCTTGCCTGTAGCCCTGTTGGTAACCCTGCATGTCCTGTCTGTAAGCTTGAGATTCTGTATTCAATGCACTTCTCTCGAGAGGACCTTCTGAGTGTACTGTACCAGTGCGGAGTTCGTTTCTGGCATACGATGCTATGCTTGCATCGGTGTAAACGTTACCTTGCGTATCGTGTGTAGGTAAAGCGAGAACGCTTTGTCTTCGCGCAACCCCTGCCGGTGAAGTCCAGTCCTGAGCTGGTCTTTGCGTGGTTTGGGGCCTTATGGAAGTCGAAGGTCTGCGATTTTGATTTTGGAATTGAGTCATTTGATCCATGTGTTGTTGTGATTGTTGCTGTAACCTGTAAGATGCGGCAGGAAGTTGGCCGTCGGGTGATGTGATGTTATATCCACTAGCTGGATCATTGCTAGGATATATTTTTTGGTTAGGTATTTGATTTTGTGTACTGCCTGGCGGGGCCCAAGTATCTTGGTTAGGTTTGTAAAATTGATCATACTGCGGACCAAGATTTCTGACATCAGTATTGTAACTAGGACTATTGGGTATCCTTGGGTCAATTGTTTGTCCTATATTAGGGTTATATTGGCCTGACGGTCTCCTTGAAGTCACCGCGTtcggtattttatttgtttgaggAAGTTGTGAATGCATCGGAGGGATATGATTTGGAATGCTCTTGCCGTCCATGGTTTTATCGGATCCTTGAGTCACAGAAGCGACCTGTGATTCGTACattttttgtctatatttctctcTTAAACCTATTCGATCAAAGCCAGGATGCTTAAAGTCTGGTGCGAACTGCTTCGCAGTTGTTTGTGCTATATCACAGTCTTCTTTAGCTTGGTCTGCCGCTTCATCGGCTTGTTCGGCTTTTCCTCTCGCTGTGGCTGTCCTGTACAAAAAGTGAGTTGTAATCAAAAATCGTTACTGCTATAGTTGGTATATATTGGTTGGTAGACTAGAACTAGATATATACAGATaaactgatattatttatttctgcgACTTCATATCCAAaactcaatttttaatttttaattatgatcaACTAGCGGTTGCCCGCGACCACGTTCGCGTAAAactctgttttttacaaatcccgcgggagtcATGTATATTtttcctaacctaacctaacctatgttctgctccaaggtccaatttatatatgtatataccaaACTCCatccaaaatcggttcaatggtttagccgtgaaaaggtaatagacatacttacttactttcgcatttgttATATTAGTATGGACAGGCTACTATCATGCATAGAAAGCAATAATAATGTCTAAGATGTGACGCGCTTCTCTAGAAAGTGTAGAAAGTCTCTATATTCAGTCTTACCATGAATGTGTTCAGATTTTATATGCCAGAAGGGtctagatataataattatattagctGTCCGGATTAGAAACGTTGATGGGGATCCTCTAAATATCAACAAAGTAGGGATCGACCCTTAACAGCGTTTGTGTATGGCGCTGTTCTGTAGTATAAGCGAGAAGTAGGAACAAGATCGTGAAGTTCACACACTTTTAAAACTAATTCCCGTAAAAAACCGACAGATATACGAGTATGACATTGCGAAGGTGCTGCAAAGCTTGCAATCTTGACTTCATCACACGCTTATCACCAATTATCTTCCTAACGCAACGATCAATCAATGGGTCCagtaattagttttattaacttaatttataaatcatgAGATCCTGGGCTCGAATCGTGGGATGGTCTGTAGAATGTTGAGTGAGTTttccttccaagaaattctcagccaATCCAGAGTTGATAAATTGGTGGTGTCACACTGTCGTGCCTCGGACAAAACGTTGAAGTGTCGGCCCCGGTCATTATGAACAAATGATAGTGATCGCTATAAAATCAAAAGTTATCACTTAAGCCAAATCACACTCTTTGCAATGCAAATCATCTTTTCTATAAGAGACAAGCTCGGCCCTGTAGGGaccattaaaatagactgacaTAGAAGGCCATGGCCATGGCCAAAACCCATATGATGACCactgattttgaaaaagaaTTGTGTGACCCGACCAAGTGCGAGTCAGACTCACGCAACGAGGGTACCGTGTTAACCTAAGTACGGTACGACATTCTTATTAAATCAAAACGATACCGTCGTGATTATTAGTTGAATAAAGCTTGATTGTCACGATCAAGTTTATTCTCAAGACTTTAATTCGCTTAGGGAtgtaaaagtgaaaaatataatatgtgatTTGTGGGTAAGCTTAATCGAGTGTGGCTGGTTAGAGTGATGAATCACGGTAGCATCAAATTACAAACCTAGAGGTGGCAATGTCGGCCTTTTGTAATGCTATTTTGGATGCACGTTGCGCTGCATTCACCGCTGAGTCAACCCGTTCCCGAAACTTTGCGGATCGCATGAGGAACATGTGCTTCCGTTTCTGGCTTGTGATGAGTACGTTGTTCTTGTATTTGCCCTCCTCTCTCGTGCCGTCTCTGAACGTTGTTACTCCGTAGCCATACTTCCTATTCGCGAACCATTCGCCCTCATAACGAAGACCATCACTGCGCTCACTCACACCAAACCCTGTACGTTTGTCATTCTTCCATTCGCCCAAATACGTTTCTGTCACACTAGCATCCAAGTGTTCatcctgaaataaaaaaataaaaaaatatatattttataagtttataCAACACAATGTATACACAGTATGCTTTAATATCGATGAAacacatttttaacataatactaGAATACTACAAATTAACAtaatactagaaaaatgttaatttgCAAGTGGACGGACACAAAAAGAGAGGAAGGCTAAAGAAGAGGTGTTTGGTGTGTgtaaaagaggacatgtgtgtaaagggagtggatgatgagctgacgagtaggtacttaataaaaGACGAATGGAGAACGCgttttgattttgtttgatCTGCGTGTAGGATCATAGATATAAGCATCCGACAATAGCTAATGCGGATTTTAGGGACATTATTACATGACATTAtgacattattaaataaaatataattgagaGTTTTTTATGACCGACGGCCGGATagttattaggtacctaccgtGTTACCGCCATGTTTATTTTGGCCGCAGCATTGCTGCGTTCCGGTTTGAATTTAGTCATTTATGCCTCGTCTTGTGTCatgagtgctacaatcgctaattacaTGCAGTGATATACAATACGTccatgataaaagaaattaaagaattataatttataactttcTTCGATTTTGTATAGGCGTTGTCTAATAGATTTAGACTCGGTGTGGCCTCCTACATTTTGTCTCTTTTAAGGAAATCTGattttttgtagccaatgccttggaattcttaaaaaaaaatcactgtaTAAAAACGAtctgtaggaatgaatagctttgtgatctatagtttgaggttttatatagACTAGATATGAGAGTAGAAATGGGAATAGAAGAACATCCTTGCCGGTTGAACTCATCTACGCCTCTTGTTGATGGATTTGATAAGCGCTTTGTAAAACGTGTTCT
Proteins encoded:
- the LOC112051105 gene encoding uncharacterized protein LOC112051105 isoform X2, coding for MQPSELADTAHAASGNPPQSGLNGGRFDFDDGGTYCGGWEDGKAHGHGVCTGPKGQGAYAGSWHYGFEVSGVYTWPSGSSYEGQWQNGKRHGLGVESRDRWLYRGEWTQGYKGRYGVRQSSTSNAKYEGTWANGLQDGYGSETYADGGTYQGQWMRGLRHGYGVRTSAPFGLASHYRGGARDHRGSLSSLAEATGTPDPSDRRTTRMDDARGGFVLKASSDEPSGRRGSLAEKAKKGLFAKLRKQRSAGELDKRGGGSVRSGGSGGSAASWVSSVESTHSAATRGSFHTNSNTSFIVEDEHLDASVTETYLGEWKNDKRTGFGVSERSDGLRYEGEWFANRKYGYGVTTFRDGTREEGKYKNNVLITSQKRKHMFLMRSAKFRERVDSAVNAAQRASKIALQKADIATSRTATARGKAEQADEAADQAKEDCDIAQTTAKQFAPDFKHPGFDRIGLREKYRQKMYESQVASVTQGSDKTMDGKSIPNHIPPMHSQLPQTNKIPNAVTSRRPSGQYNPNIGQTIDPRIPNSPSYNTDVRNLGPQYDQFYKPNQDTWAPPGSTQNQIPNQKIYPSNDPASGYNITSPDGQLPAASYRLQQQSQQHMDQMTQFQNQNRRPSTSIRPQTTQRPAQDWTSPAGVARRQSVLALPTHDTQGNVYTDASIASYARNELRTGTVHSEGPLERSALNTESQAYRQDMQGYQQGYRQAPDQQMYRQPPMDQQGYRQTPDKQIYRQQAMDQSSYRPPGNEQDIINGDREQRPPGSRPSIDYFDHYKRPPSRDSSVDRYGRRSRQPSVEAAPPGGGSRAGSVAPQPMSSSRPPSRAATPAGNGHLASGRGSISRAPSRDNQPFEESLLRKRTLGQDISPSPYQPKRTESLFVAQNPAPPPAAPMGGGGGGGGGGRKMLSTPQTLQRKKSLPDVAGMPRLPDGGGMSREEVSALGSARREEVRRMHEESEKLRANPLLYLVSPQVKDWFSRQQLVILVLFINISLGIMFFKMLT
- the LOC112051105 gene encoding junctophilin-1 isoform X1 — encoded protein: MQPSELADTAHAASGNPPQSGLNGGRFDFDDGGTYCGGWEDGKAHGHGVCTGPKGQGAYAGSWHYGFEVSGVYTWPSGSSYEGQWQNGKRHGLGVESRDRWLYRGEWTQGYKGRYGVRQSSTSNAKYEGTWANGLQDGYGSETYADGGTYQGQWMRGLRHGYGVRTSAPFGLASHYRGGARDHRGSLSSLAEATGTPDPSDRRTTRMDDARGGFVLKASSDEPSGRRGSLAEKAKKGLFAKLRKQRSAGELDKRGGGSVRSGGSGGSAASWVSSVESTHSAATRGSFHTNSNTSFIVEDEHLDASVTETYLGEWKNDKRTGFGVSERSDGLRYEGEWFANRKYGYGVTTFRDGTREEGKYKNNVLITSQKRKHMFLMRSAKFRERVDSAVNAAQRASKIALQKADIATSRTATARGKAEQADEAADQAKEDCDIAQTTAKQFAPDFKHPGFDRIGLREKYRQKMYESQVASVTQGSDKTMDGKSIPNHIPPMHSQLPQTNKIPNAVTSRRPSGQYNPNIGQTIDPRIPNSPSYNTDVRNLGPQYDQFYKPNQDTWAPPGSTQNQIPNQKIYPSNDPASGYNITSPDGQLPAASYRLQQQSQQHMDQMTQFQNQNRRPSTSIRPQTTQRPAQDWTSPAGVARRQSVLALPTHDTQGNVYTDASIASYARNELRTGTVHSEGPLERSALNTESQAYRQDMQGYQQGYRQAPDQQMYRQPPMDQQGYRQTPDKQIYRQQAMDQSSYRPPGNEQDIINGDREQRPPGSRPSIDYFDHYKRPPSRDSSVDRYGRRSRQPSVEAAPPGGGSRAGSVAPQPMSSSRPPSRAATPAGNGHLASGRGSISRAPSRDNQPFEESLLRKRTLGQDISPSPYQPKRTESLFVAQNPAPPPAAPMGGGGGGGGGGRKDWFSRQQLVILVLFINISLGIMFFKMLT